A part of Diprion similis isolate iyDipSimi1 chromosome 12, iyDipSimi1.1, whole genome shotgun sequence genomic DNA contains:
- the LOC124413562 gene encoding adhesion G protein-coupled receptor A3 isoform X2 has translation MRAIFLLWILFQTLGFIGSYDCPRKCKCRKTGAQAEWLKARCVGAIEDLTDVDINAVSVALFQLDLSKNEIYLIQSGVFRNLTNLRRLNLSLNKISFLEEGAFGGLHNLERLDLSKNNITTIDTHAFRQLTRLKRLKLNQNDLTTLKDGTFYGLNSLTQLDLSGNPWVCDCGIYWFSNWIRNSSINLSPTPKCSAPENLKGQPIKKLRVLEEIQCQLATPTIEMIPDQNQVVFAGDSIHLKCRAPGITEDKTAKLNWLWNPNTTDIVDNINYTDPRTSLPNITIENRHLTDSGIVDSLLSIIPVKEEHNGQWNCQLVSLHRNKSKTINMIVISENTRYCPLAATRNNKGVYAWPRTVIGWKVELPCEGNRLSGPMQVSLKASYNCNKTGQWENLNTESCPYVSHTTKVLEQFSKVNLSLTKGSLLETAKSFKNYTTDSSKLTDPVEINFITLTIENYLHFLVQEKDLCPILIEIVNVVMKLPKEMLRIAEVNYASCTRLIKAVETVTEFTPSIQSHKKNMALEEFRVKRETFTGLTCTWYSSGVLARDSDTRLLHCATNNKTALINTKDKIVEASIQLPSTLLRHLDVTVAHQLMISMYSDNRLFPITTEGSNMDISSCVIGSKLIGVQVVNLTEPVYVTLKAPMYHYSGSQPRPVVWDSRDSKGWTSDGCHLSYLVNNLIVFHCNRLGYYGLLQDTSFLKEATASMARAKFRYSHPAIYVGSFIAIICLTCACITYMVCHTAILMPKKVKHCLVNTWVAMVLLCLLYTAGIQQTENIYICQSIGLTLHYLSLCSLLWMSVSASNMYKRLSKSDVDVIPEDELPDQPIQKPLLGLYLVGWGIALIICGISGAINLREYASYNYCFLTSGPALAALFVPALILVIYLIIFHLLIRCAIRNIDLNAQLSEGTQATENMDLELLEPNVNASGDRNSLHSTQTVSSEIEDLEHSQITQLKGQIVVLILYLITWLLAASALTKPLIPYITHEKTILSIMYAISASSLGLFILFFYGIARSDVRFQWLRMRCWLKKKKNRCCRTRSVSDTHPVIPTQPLVQTLAPVSNSQATQVMSDTNSNNSSRHTNKSRNSNLTKAVDLNAMDATTAAKIANVNLVVLHRQQYRSNNSVTTYTEPTLASVEMFYNPHQSGVARKFFKKQRRHMKNNNLGPRKQGDGGATSDGGSCISVPRPTRLESNIEKSMFSTSAKVNNTNIHVEVNPVNGIKNVNILSDSGGSVSEERNMPVRFVIGQENFIQNTKRLNSDFDSGAISPPNTSRHKQQYTNTSFNNSDGESKVETEKHLRNVSQQCSLEYSSEIESVQLTSERSDHNLPEIGETPEQTDQNFHCSSANEMSDLDEHDINSQFEMPKKLSYSNSLYCLPIDHLIEARNYRRSLNDIASITSSRRCENEYSRPSLMDLQSFTSSHLYDQVHNSQQMIDRSQQSFVEENSLTSENAYTQDQDGQTYATSLMNVNHEHEFRPLTHLRLHNLDERSSLSRSQHNGQDYGWKEFNSLNDLTFPDNLISSDVLRSAQAKDSTKVCEKEGDYRNGQGYVISNIDDEVYSESSSLSGNIKKETSV, from the exons ATGAGAGCTATATTTCTACTATGGATCTTGTTTCAAACATTGGGGTTCATTGGTAGTTATGACTGCCCGCGAAAATGTAAATGCAGAAAAACCGGTGCGCAAGCGGAGTGGTTGAAGGCCAGATGCGTTGGTGCAATCGAAGATTTAACGGATGTTGACATCAATGCAGTTAGCGTGGCACTTTTCCAGCT AGATCTGAGCAAGAATGAAATATATCTGATACAATCTGGAGTATTCAGAAATTTAACCAACCTGCGCCGCCTcaatttatcattgaataaaattagctTCTTAGAAGAAGGAGCTTTTGGAGGGCTGCATAATCTGGAAAGACT AGACTTGAGTAAGAATAACATTACCACTATTGATACCCATGCCTTCAGACAATTAACACGACTCAAAAGGCT GAAACTGAATCAAAATGATTTGACTACTTTGAAGGATGGTACATTTTATGGGCTCAATTCTTTGACACAGTT GGATTTATCCGGTAATCCATGGGTGTGCGATTGCGGTATTTACTGGTTCAGTAACTGGATCCGGAATTCATCTATAAACTTGAG TCCAACACCAAAATGTTCTGCTCCAGAAAATCTGAAGGGTCAACCAATAAAGAAATTAAGAGTTTTAGAAGAGATTCAGTGCCAGCTGGCTACACCAACGATTGAAATGATCCCTGATCAAAACCAAGTAGTGTTCGCCGGTGATTCGATACACTTAAAGTGTCGGGCTCCTGGCATAACAGAGGACAAAACAGCAAAGTTGAATTGGCTATGGAATCCAAACACGACTGATATCGTTGACAATATAAATTACACAGATCCACGGACATCTTTGCCTAATATTACAATTGAGAACAGACATTTGACAGATAGTGGAATAGTGGACAG CTTGCTTAGCATCATTCCGGTCAAAGAAGAGCACAATGGTCAATGGAATTGTCAATTAGTATCTCTGCAtagaaacaaatcaaaaacTATCAATATGATAGTCATTTCGGAGAACACTCGCTACTGTCCACTAGCAG CTACTCGAAACAACAAAGGCGTTTATGCTTGGCCTAGAACTGTGATTGGTTGGAAAGTAGAATTGCCTTGCGAAGGTAATCGGTTATCAGGTCCGATGCAAGTATCTCTAAAAGCGTCTTACAACTGTAACAAAACTGGTCAGTGGGAAAATCTGAACACAGAATCCTGTCCATACGTATCTCACACAACGAAAGTACtggaacaattttcaaaagtaaatTTGTCACTGACAAAAGGTAGCCTATTGGAAACGGCAAAAAGCTTTAAAAACTATACGACGGATAGCAGTAAATTGACTGATCCtgtagaaattaatttcataacACTTACAATTGAAAACTATCTCCATTTTTTGGTACAAGAGAAAGACCTTTGTCCCATACTCATAGAAATTGTGAACGTGGTTATGAAGTTACCTAAAGAAATGCTAAGAATTGCTGAAGTCAACTATGCCTCGTGTACAAGATTAATCAAAGCTGTTGAAACTGTGACCGAATTTACGCCTTCTATACAATCTCATAAGAAAAATATGGCTCTTGAGGAGTTCAGAGTGAAACGCGAAACTTTCACTGGTTTAACTTGTACTTGGTACAGCAGCGGCGTCTTAGCAAGAGATTCGGATACAAGACTGTTACACTGCGCTACTAATAATAAAACTGCATTGATTAATACAAAGGACAAAATAGTCGAAGCATCAATCCAGCTACCTTCAACCCTGCTGCGTCATCTAGATGTTACTGTGGCTCACCAGCTTATGATTTCAATGTATAGTGATAACAGACTATTTCCAATAACTACAGAAGGTAGTAACATGGATATTTCATCCTGCGTCATCGGTAGTAAATTAA TTGGCGTGCAAGTGGTTAATCTAACAGAGCCAGTGTATGTCACGTTAAAAGCACCGATGTATCACTATTCCGGTAGTCAACCGAGGCCAGTAGTTTGGGATTCGAGAGATTCCAAAGGATGGACAAGTGACGGATGTCATTTATCGTACCTGGTGAATAATCTTATAGTGTTTCATTGCAACAGATTAGGATACTATGGGCTTTTACAAGATACCAGTTTTCTAAAAGAAGCAACAGCAAG catGGCGAGAGCAAAATTCAGATATTCTCATCCAGCAATTTATGTTGGGAGTTTCATTGCTATAATATGCTTGACATGCGCATGTATCACCTACATGGTTTGCCACACGGCAATTCTGATgccaaaaaaagtaaaacactGTTTGGTAAATACATGGGTGGCAATGGTTCTCTTGTGCCTCCTTTACACTGCCGGGATTCAACAGACTGAGAATATTTACATCTGCCAGAGTATAGGATTGACTCTGCACTATCTATCCCTGTGTAGTTTACTGTGGATGTCTGTTTCTGCTAG CAACATGTATAAAAGACTGTCAAAATCTGATGTGGATGTTATACCAGAAGACGAACTGCCGGATCAACCGATACAGAAACCCTTGCTCGGTCTTTACTTGGTTGGATGGGGAATCGCACTGATAATTTGTGGGATCTCGGGAGCCATAAATCTGCGGGAATACGCGAGTTATAATTATTGCTTTTTAACCTCTGGCCCAGCGCTAGCAGCTTTGTTTGTCCCTGCGTTAATTTTAGTAATTTATctgataatatttcacctatTAATACGGTGTGCAATAAGAAATATTGATTTGAATGCTCAACTATCCGAGGGTACTCAGGCCACTGAAAATATGGACTTAGAATTACTTGAACCAAACGTAAACGCTTCAGGCGATAGAAATAGTCTGCATAGTACGCAAACAGTGTCTTCCGAAATTGAAGATTTGGAGCATTCTCAAATAACACAACTCAAGGGACAAATAGTAGTATTGATTTTGTATTTAATTACGTGGCTCTTGGCTGCTTCTGCTTTAACAAAGCCCCTGATTCCTTACATAACTCACGAAAAAACTATACTTAGTATTATGTATGCAATTTCAGCAAGTAGCTTAggattatttattcttttcttttatggCATAGCTCGGAGTGACGTGCGATTTCAGTGGTTAAGAATGCGTTGCTGgcttaaaaagaaaaagaacaggTGTTGCAGGACTAGAAGTGTATCCGACACTCATCCAGTGATACCAACTCAGCCGCTAGTACAAACATTAGCCCCAGTATCTAATTCTCAAGCTACTCAAGTAATGTCAGACACTAATTCAAATAACTCGTCAAGACATACGAATAAATCTCGTAATTCAAACTTGACAAAAGCTGTTGATCTAAATGCAATGGATGCCACGACTGCTGCAAAGATAGCTAACGTTAATTTAGTTGTCCTACATCGGCAGCAATACAGGTCTAACAATTCAGTCACTACGTACACTGAGCCAACCCTAGCATCGGTCGAGATGTTTTACAACCCTCATCAAAGCGGTGTGGCGCGAAAGTTCTTTAAGAAGCAAAGAAGgcatatgaaaaataataatttgggTCCTAGAAAACAGGGTGACGGAGGTGCTACTAGTGACGGTGGCAGTTGTATTTCTGTACCAAGACCTACCAGATTAGAAtctaatattgaaaaaagtatgtTCAGTACAAGTGCCAAAGTGAATAACACGAATATTCATGTCGAAGTGAATCCAGTGAATGGCATTAAAAATGTTAACATTCTGTCAGATAGCGGTGGCAGTGTTTCCGAAGAACGTAATATGCCAGTGCGCTTTGTCATCggacaagaaaattttatacagaatACAAAAAGATTGAACAGTGATTTTGACAGTGGCGCAATCTCACCTCCAAACACTTCTCGACATAAACAGCAGTACACAAATACCAGTTTTAACAATTCCGATGGTGAAAGCAAAGTCGAGACGGAAAAACATCTGAGAAACGTCTCCCAGCAGTGCAGTCTAGAATATAGCTCAGAAATTGAATCCGTACAACTAACGAGCGAAAGGAGTGATCACAATCTACCTGAAATTGGTGAAACGCCTGAACAGAcagatcaaaattttcattgctcGAGTGCCAATGAAATGAGCGACTTAGACGAACATGATATTAACTCTCAGTTTGAAAtgccaaaaaaattatcctatTCAAACAGCTTGTACTGCTTGCCAATAGATCACCTTATCGAGGCAAGAAATTATCGGAGATCGTTAAACGACATCGCTTCTATAACAAGTTCTAGACGTTGTGAGAATGAATACTCTAGACCTTCACTGATGGATCTACAAAGTTTCACAAGTTCTCATCTGTATGATCAAGTTCATAACTCTCAACAGATGATCGACAGATCGCAACAATCTTTTGTTGAGGAAAATAGCTTGACAAGCGAAAATGCTTATACACAAGACCAAGATGGGCAGACTTACGCTACTTCTCTGATGAATGTGAACCACGAACATGAGTTCAGACCTTTGACACATTTGCGTCTGCACAATTTAGATGAGAGAAGTAGCCTGAGTAGGTCACAACATAACGGGCAAGACTATGGGTGGAAGGAATTCAATTCTCTCAATGACTTGACGTTTCCTGACAATTTAATATCTTCTGACGTCTTGAGGTCTGCACAAGCAAAGGATAGCACAAAGGTTTGTGAGAAAGAGGGTGATTACAGAAATGGTCAAGGGTACGTCATTTCAAATATCGACGATGAAGTGTACTCTGAAAGTTCTTCACTCTCGGGAAACATCAAAAAGGAAACGAGCGTTTAA
- the LOC124413562 gene encoding adhesion G protein-coupled receptor A3 isoform X1, with product MRAIFLLWILFQTLGFIGSYDCPRKCKCRKTGAQAEWLKARCVGAIEDLTDVDINAVSVALFQLDLSKNEIYLIQSGVFRNLTNLRRLNLSLNKISFLEEGAFGGLHNLERLDLSKNNITTIDTHAFRQLTRLKRLDLSANIISALDTTLFHDLRVLDRLKLNQNDLTTLKDGTFYGLNSLTQLDLSGNPWVCDCGIYWFSNWIRNSSINLSPTPKCSAPENLKGQPIKKLRVLEEIQCQLATPTIEMIPDQNQVVFAGDSIHLKCRAPGITEDKTAKLNWLWNPNTTDIVDNINYTDPRTSLPNITIENRHLTDSGIVDSLLSIIPVKEEHNGQWNCQLVSLHRNKSKTINMIVISENTRYCPLAATRNNKGVYAWPRTVIGWKVELPCEGNRLSGPMQVSLKASYNCNKTGQWENLNTESCPYVSHTTKVLEQFSKVNLSLTKGSLLETAKSFKNYTTDSSKLTDPVEINFITLTIENYLHFLVQEKDLCPILIEIVNVVMKLPKEMLRIAEVNYASCTRLIKAVETVTEFTPSIQSHKKNMALEEFRVKRETFTGLTCTWYSSGVLARDSDTRLLHCATNNKTALINTKDKIVEASIQLPSTLLRHLDVTVAHQLMISMYSDNRLFPITTEGSNMDISSCVIGSKLIGVQVVNLTEPVYVTLKAPMYHYSGSQPRPVVWDSRDSKGWTSDGCHLSYLVNNLIVFHCNRLGYYGLLQDTSFLKEATASMARAKFRYSHPAIYVGSFIAIICLTCACITYMVCHTAILMPKKVKHCLVNTWVAMVLLCLLYTAGIQQTENIYICQSIGLTLHYLSLCSLLWMSVSASNMYKRLSKSDVDVIPEDELPDQPIQKPLLGLYLVGWGIALIICGISGAINLREYASYNYCFLTSGPALAALFVPALILVIYLIIFHLLIRCAIRNIDLNAQLSEGTQATENMDLELLEPNVNASGDRNSLHSTQTVSSEIEDLEHSQITQLKGQIVVLILYLITWLLAASALTKPLIPYITHEKTILSIMYAISASSLGLFILFFYGIARSDVRFQWLRMRCWLKKKKNRCCRTRSVSDTHPVIPTQPLVQTLAPVSNSQATQVMSDTNSNNSSRHTNKSRNSNLTKAVDLNAMDATTAAKIANVNLVVLHRQQYRSNNSVTTYTEPTLASVEMFYNPHQSGVARKFFKKQRRHMKNNNLGPRKQGDGGATSDGGSCISVPRPTRLESNIEKSMFSTSAKVNNTNIHVEVNPVNGIKNVNILSDSGGSVSEERNMPVRFVIGQENFIQNTKRLNSDFDSGAISPPNTSRHKQQYTNTSFNNSDGESKVETEKHLRNVSQQCSLEYSSEIESVQLTSERSDHNLPEIGETPEQTDQNFHCSSANEMSDLDEHDINSQFEMPKKLSYSNSLYCLPIDHLIEARNYRRSLNDIASITSSRRCENEYSRPSLMDLQSFTSSHLYDQVHNSQQMIDRSQQSFVEENSLTSENAYTQDQDGQTYATSLMNVNHEHEFRPLTHLRLHNLDERSSLSRSQHNGQDYGWKEFNSLNDLTFPDNLISSDVLRSAQAKDSTKVCEKEGDYRNGQGYVISNIDDEVYSESSSLSGNIKKETSV from the exons ATGAGAGCTATATTTCTACTATGGATCTTGTTTCAAACATTGGGGTTCATTGGTAGTTATGACTGCCCGCGAAAATGTAAATGCAGAAAAACCGGTGCGCAAGCGGAGTGGTTGAAGGCCAGATGCGTTGGTGCAATCGAAGATTTAACGGATGTTGACATCAATGCAGTTAGCGTGGCACTTTTCCAGCT AGATCTGAGCAAGAATGAAATATATCTGATACAATCTGGAGTATTCAGAAATTTAACCAACCTGCGCCGCCTcaatttatcattgaataaaattagctTCTTAGAAGAAGGAGCTTTTGGAGGGCTGCATAATCTGGAAAGACT AGACTTGAGTAAGAATAACATTACCACTATTGATACCCATGCCTTCAGACAATTAACACGACTCAAAAGGCT CGATTTATCAGCGAATATTATAAGCGCCTTGGATACAACTTTATTTCATGATTTGCGGGTTTTAGATCGTCT GAAACTGAATCAAAATGATTTGACTACTTTGAAGGATGGTACATTTTATGGGCTCAATTCTTTGACACAGTT GGATTTATCCGGTAATCCATGGGTGTGCGATTGCGGTATTTACTGGTTCAGTAACTGGATCCGGAATTCATCTATAAACTTGAG TCCAACACCAAAATGTTCTGCTCCAGAAAATCTGAAGGGTCAACCAATAAAGAAATTAAGAGTTTTAGAAGAGATTCAGTGCCAGCTGGCTACACCAACGATTGAAATGATCCCTGATCAAAACCAAGTAGTGTTCGCCGGTGATTCGATACACTTAAAGTGTCGGGCTCCTGGCATAACAGAGGACAAAACAGCAAAGTTGAATTGGCTATGGAATCCAAACACGACTGATATCGTTGACAATATAAATTACACAGATCCACGGACATCTTTGCCTAATATTACAATTGAGAACAGACATTTGACAGATAGTGGAATAGTGGACAG CTTGCTTAGCATCATTCCGGTCAAAGAAGAGCACAATGGTCAATGGAATTGTCAATTAGTATCTCTGCAtagaaacaaatcaaaaacTATCAATATGATAGTCATTTCGGAGAACACTCGCTACTGTCCACTAGCAG CTACTCGAAACAACAAAGGCGTTTATGCTTGGCCTAGAACTGTGATTGGTTGGAAAGTAGAATTGCCTTGCGAAGGTAATCGGTTATCAGGTCCGATGCAAGTATCTCTAAAAGCGTCTTACAACTGTAACAAAACTGGTCAGTGGGAAAATCTGAACACAGAATCCTGTCCATACGTATCTCACACAACGAAAGTACtggaacaattttcaaaagtaaatTTGTCACTGACAAAAGGTAGCCTATTGGAAACGGCAAAAAGCTTTAAAAACTATACGACGGATAGCAGTAAATTGACTGATCCtgtagaaattaatttcataacACTTACAATTGAAAACTATCTCCATTTTTTGGTACAAGAGAAAGACCTTTGTCCCATACTCATAGAAATTGTGAACGTGGTTATGAAGTTACCTAAAGAAATGCTAAGAATTGCTGAAGTCAACTATGCCTCGTGTACAAGATTAATCAAAGCTGTTGAAACTGTGACCGAATTTACGCCTTCTATACAATCTCATAAGAAAAATATGGCTCTTGAGGAGTTCAGAGTGAAACGCGAAACTTTCACTGGTTTAACTTGTACTTGGTACAGCAGCGGCGTCTTAGCAAGAGATTCGGATACAAGACTGTTACACTGCGCTACTAATAATAAAACTGCATTGATTAATACAAAGGACAAAATAGTCGAAGCATCAATCCAGCTACCTTCAACCCTGCTGCGTCATCTAGATGTTACTGTGGCTCACCAGCTTATGATTTCAATGTATAGTGATAACAGACTATTTCCAATAACTACAGAAGGTAGTAACATGGATATTTCATCCTGCGTCATCGGTAGTAAATTAA TTGGCGTGCAAGTGGTTAATCTAACAGAGCCAGTGTATGTCACGTTAAAAGCACCGATGTATCACTATTCCGGTAGTCAACCGAGGCCAGTAGTTTGGGATTCGAGAGATTCCAAAGGATGGACAAGTGACGGATGTCATTTATCGTACCTGGTGAATAATCTTATAGTGTTTCATTGCAACAGATTAGGATACTATGGGCTTTTACAAGATACCAGTTTTCTAAAAGAAGCAACAGCAAG catGGCGAGAGCAAAATTCAGATATTCTCATCCAGCAATTTATGTTGGGAGTTTCATTGCTATAATATGCTTGACATGCGCATGTATCACCTACATGGTTTGCCACACGGCAATTCTGATgccaaaaaaagtaaaacactGTTTGGTAAATACATGGGTGGCAATGGTTCTCTTGTGCCTCCTTTACACTGCCGGGATTCAACAGACTGAGAATATTTACATCTGCCAGAGTATAGGATTGACTCTGCACTATCTATCCCTGTGTAGTTTACTGTGGATGTCTGTTTCTGCTAG CAACATGTATAAAAGACTGTCAAAATCTGATGTGGATGTTATACCAGAAGACGAACTGCCGGATCAACCGATACAGAAACCCTTGCTCGGTCTTTACTTGGTTGGATGGGGAATCGCACTGATAATTTGTGGGATCTCGGGAGCCATAAATCTGCGGGAATACGCGAGTTATAATTATTGCTTTTTAACCTCTGGCCCAGCGCTAGCAGCTTTGTTTGTCCCTGCGTTAATTTTAGTAATTTATctgataatatttcacctatTAATACGGTGTGCAATAAGAAATATTGATTTGAATGCTCAACTATCCGAGGGTACTCAGGCCACTGAAAATATGGACTTAGAATTACTTGAACCAAACGTAAACGCTTCAGGCGATAGAAATAGTCTGCATAGTACGCAAACAGTGTCTTCCGAAATTGAAGATTTGGAGCATTCTCAAATAACACAACTCAAGGGACAAATAGTAGTATTGATTTTGTATTTAATTACGTGGCTCTTGGCTGCTTCTGCTTTAACAAAGCCCCTGATTCCTTACATAACTCACGAAAAAACTATACTTAGTATTATGTATGCAATTTCAGCAAGTAGCTTAggattatttattcttttcttttatggCATAGCTCGGAGTGACGTGCGATTTCAGTGGTTAAGAATGCGTTGCTGgcttaaaaagaaaaagaacaggTGTTGCAGGACTAGAAGTGTATCCGACACTCATCCAGTGATACCAACTCAGCCGCTAGTACAAACATTAGCCCCAGTATCTAATTCTCAAGCTACTCAAGTAATGTCAGACACTAATTCAAATAACTCGTCAAGACATACGAATAAATCTCGTAATTCAAACTTGACAAAAGCTGTTGATCTAAATGCAATGGATGCCACGACTGCTGCAAAGATAGCTAACGTTAATTTAGTTGTCCTACATCGGCAGCAATACAGGTCTAACAATTCAGTCACTACGTACACTGAGCCAACCCTAGCATCGGTCGAGATGTTTTACAACCCTCATCAAAGCGGTGTGGCGCGAAAGTTCTTTAAGAAGCAAAGAAGgcatatgaaaaataataatttgggTCCTAGAAAACAGGGTGACGGAGGTGCTACTAGTGACGGTGGCAGTTGTATTTCTGTACCAAGACCTACCAGATTAGAAtctaatattgaaaaaagtatgtTCAGTACAAGTGCCAAAGTGAATAACACGAATATTCATGTCGAAGTGAATCCAGTGAATGGCATTAAAAATGTTAACATTCTGTCAGATAGCGGTGGCAGTGTTTCCGAAGAACGTAATATGCCAGTGCGCTTTGTCATCggacaagaaaattttatacagaatACAAAAAGATTGAACAGTGATTTTGACAGTGGCGCAATCTCACCTCCAAACACTTCTCGACATAAACAGCAGTACACAAATACCAGTTTTAACAATTCCGATGGTGAAAGCAAAGTCGAGACGGAAAAACATCTGAGAAACGTCTCCCAGCAGTGCAGTCTAGAATATAGCTCAGAAATTGAATCCGTACAACTAACGAGCGAAAGGAGTGATCACAATCTACCTGAAATTGGTGAAACGCCTGAACAGAcagatcaaaattttcattgctcGAGTGCCAATGAAATGAGCGACTTAGACGAACATGATATTAACTCTCAGTTTGAAAtgccaaaaaaattatcctatTCAAACAGCTTGTACTGCTTGCCAATAGATCACCTTATCGAGGCAAGAAATTATCGGAGATCGTTAAACGACATCGCTTCTATAACAAGTTCTAGACGTTGTGAGAATGAATACTCTAGACCTTCACTGATGGATCTACAAAGTTTCACAAGTTCTCATCTGTATGATCAAGTTCATAACTCTCAACAGATGATCGACAGATCGCAACAATCTTTTGTTGAGGAAAATAGCTTGACAAGCGAAAATGCTTATACACAAGACCAAGATGGGCAGACTTACGCTACTTCTCTGATGAATGTGAACCACGAACATGAGTTCAGACCTTTGACACATTTGCGTCTGCACAATTTAGATGAGAGAAGTAGCCTGAGTAGGTCACAACATAACGGGCAAGACTATGGGTGGAAGGAATTCAATTCTCTCAATGACTTGACGTTTCCTGACAATTTAATATCTTCTGACGTCTTGAGGTCTGCACAAGCAAAGGATAGCACAAAGGTTTGTGAGAAAGAGGGTGATTACAGAAATGGTCAAGGGTACGTCATTTCAAATATCGACGATGAAGTGTACTCTGAAAGTTCTTCACTCTCGGGAAACATCAAAAAGGAAACGAGCGTTTAA